A single window of Nicotiana tomentosiformis chromosome 1, ASM39032v3, whole genome shotgun sequence DNA harbors:
- the LOC138906474 gene encoding uncharacterized protein: MADSTPYKRVIRGILTKALNFEGPSFDLQITQAEHVFAGSTANTVAEKRIKILNDTLKQAQFEKFTKESILHDAEKRRKLMDDDSRVKGKEADTGISSETLSEKEIKLFVKHPPVVSLHISSYTNTDIKSDLKEKLTAEQYKLFCNTCFGSFIEMKHCEVQHQLFREFAVVTSLNCVSDAEDFWFNTKKPNRIVETYFGGAKNVKKKDLVKCFDDKNWGYDNDGDAIKIALLYFIHTLILSSEKNCTTIPRLHFDLVESGRYSDYPWSKDAFQTLVKSISKKMDSQKKYYRIAGMPLAMQIKYSNIQLTPTELAVIQVPPDGVDVEKSLIPLDNNDDDSDNFSPTPPLQPKKKSDASVGPSSSPPHKKRKQQLSDPSTTDCPIPHVPAIPQTKFCPTDNIEFKETVLSSKKLADSKSDDLNALRQDLNSFKDYVSDGEFTSLRILINENFKKLFENAKANQNTERVYQRKKYTGRHDGGIQMSTEAILHNNPKCQTQHDILVGENSEVIERKLNTDSLADNPPQSNEVNPVCGDTLAASTDVNPACGEVRKEGTTPPEVPLVIPPETDGDTRVAKIFDKYNDTDSNASVATEEDIVCEYIRGYRLLANVPWHTIGNVLIPVNLKDKLHWILAVVSFKERCIKVYDSYRSAGHDAYVRTEIDKLAKIVPLYLSTSSFYRDKKGIDWSREPAYNDKAQTDPFAVDFISNVPQQTAGSIYGALLWDYAMRKIDATSISDNEAPAKIVRRMTNSDTSVKIVLE; this comes from the exons ATGGCTGATTCAACTCCTTACAAGAGGGTTATCCGAGGTATACTGACCAAAGCACTCAATTTCGAAGGGCCATCTTTCGATTTGCAAATCACTCAAGCGGAACATGTATTTGCAGGTTCAACAGCAAATACAGTTGCagaaaagagaataaaaataCTCAATGACACATTGAAACAAGCCCAATTTGAGAAATTTACGAAAGAATCAATACTTCATGATGCGGAAAAGAGAAGGAAACTCATGGATGACGATTCAAGGGTTAAGGGAAAAGAGGCCGATACAGGAATTAGCTCGGAAACACTGAGCGAAAAG GAAATTAAACTCTTTGTTAAACACCCGCCTGTTGTATCACTACATATCAGTTCCTACACTAACACAGAcataaaatccgacctcaaagaGAAGCTTACAGCAGAGCAGTACAAGTTATTTTGTAATACTTGTTTTGGAAGTTTCATCGAAATGAAGCACTGTGAGGTTCAACATCAATTGTTCAG GGAGTTTGCGGTAGTCACTAGTCTCAATTGTGTTAGTGACGCTGAAGATTTTTGGTTTAACACAAAGAAGCCTAATAGAATTGTGGAAACATACTTTGGCGGTGCAAAGAATGTCAAGAAGAAAGATTTAGTGAAGTGCTTTGATGACAAGAATTGGGGTTATGATAACGATGGGGATGCTATTAAGATAGCTTTGTTGTATTTCATTCATACTTTAATATTATCCTCCGAGAAGAACTGCACAACCATCCCAAGACTACATTTTGACTTGGTCGAGAGCGGGAGATATTCTGATTATCCATGGAGTAAGGATGCATTCCAGACCCTTGTCAAATCTATTAGCAAGAAGATGGATTCTCAGAAGAAGTACTACAGGATAGCTGGGATGCCTCTTGCTATGCAA ATAAAATACAGCAACATTCAACTAACCCCTACAGAGCTTGCTGTTATTCAGGTTCCTCCGGATGGCGTTGATGTAGAGAAAAGTCTTATTCCATTAGACAACAATGATGATGATTCTGATAACTTTAGTCCAACACCGCCTCTTCAACCTAAGAAAAAATCTGATGCAAGCGTTGGTCCATCTTCATCACCGCCCCACAAAAAGCGCAAACAACAGTTAAGTGATCCCTCAACTACAGATTGTCCAATCCCACATGTGCCTGCAATACCTCAAACAAAGTTTTGTCCTACCGATAATATTGAATTCAAGGAAACTGTATTGAGTTCTAAGAAGCTGGCAGATTCTAAATCTGATGATTTGAATGCTTTGAGGCAGGATCTAAATTCATTCAAGGATTATGTAA GTGATGGGGAGTTCACTTCTCTGCGAATATTGATCAACGAAAATTTTAAAAAGCTCTTTGAAAATGCAAAAGCCAATCAGAATACAGAAAGGGTTTACCAAAGGAAAAAATATACTGGGAGACATGATGGTGGTATTCAAATGTCAACTGAGGCCATCTTACATAATAATCCCAAATGCCAAACACAACATGATATACTTGTTGGGGAGAATTCAGAG GTTATAGAAAGGAAGCTGAACACCGACAGTCTTGCCGATAACCCCCCACAATCTAATGAGGTAAATCCTGTATGTGGTGACACATTAGCTGCATCTACTGATGTTAATCCTGCATGTGGTGAAGTAAGAAAGGAAGGCACTACTCCACCCGAGGTGCCGCTTGTCATACCACCTGAAACTGACGGGGAT ACAAGAGTTGCCAAAATATTTGACAAGTATAATGATACAGATAGTAATGCAAGTGTAGCCACGGAAGAAGATATTGTATGTGAATACATAAGGGGCTACAGATTGCTAGCTAATGTACCATGGCATACGATTGGTAATGTCTTGATACCAGTCAACTTGAAGGACAAACTTCATTGGATATTGGCAGTTGTCTCATTTAAGGAGAGATGCATCAAGGTATATGACTCATACCGATCAGCAGGCCATGATGCTTATGTGCGCACTGAGATAGATAAGCTTGCTAAGATTGTACCTTTGTACCTATCGACCAGTAGTTTCTACAGAGATAAGAAAGGAATAGATTGGTCTCGTGAACCAGCATACAATGACAAGGCACAAACTGATCCCTTTGCAGTTGATTTTATTTCGAATGTGCCTCAACAAACGGCTGGGAGCAT ATATGGTGCCCTTCTTTGGGACTATGCTATGCGGAAGATAGACGCTACTTCCATAAGCGACAATGAAGCACCCGCAAAGATTGTTAGACGAATGACAAATTCGGATACTTCTGTGAAGATAGTTTTAGAATAG